A single genomic interval of Acidobacteriota bacterium harbors:
- a CDS encoding ABC transporter permease, with the protein MFHLLTIAHLTFHEARRRKILLAAMLLGTAFLALFGLGFHFIYSNAVVGEGARPARLRLILNFATMAGLYAVNFLMIMTAVLMPVDTLAGEIRSGVIQTLVTKPVRRFEIVLGKWLGFWVVLFGYWALMTGGVLLVTKVIANFTPPGIVYGLPLMLLEGTLLLTLSIAGGTRLSTLTNGVMVFGLYGLAFIGGWMEQIGTLFGSATTRYVGISASLIMPSESLWQLAAYHMQPPLMREVNLTPFSPASVPSNAMVVWAIGYILVTLLTALWLFRKQDL; encoded by the coding sequence TCCTGGCGGCGATGCTGCTTGGGACTGCCTTTCTGGCGCTCTTTGGCCTTGGCTTTCATTTTATTTATTCAAATGCGGTAGTAGGGGAAGGTGCACGGCCTGCAAGGTTACGCCTGATATTGAATTTTGCGACCATGGCGGGCCTTTATGCCGTCAATTTCCTGATGATTATGACGGCGGTGCTTATGCCGGTGGATACCCTGGCCGGCGAAATCCGGTCGGGAGTGATTCAAACATTGGTCACCAAGCCGGTTCGGCGCTTTGAAATTGTGCTTGGAAAATGGCTTGGGTTTTGGGTTGTGCTGTTTGGATACTGGGCGTTGATGACCGGTGGAGTGCTGCTGGTAACAAAAGTCATTGCTAATTTTACGCCGCCTGGGATTGTGTATGGCCTCCCGCTGATGCTGCTCGAAGGAACGCTCCTGTTGACGCTTTCAATTGCCGGAGGCACCCGCCTCAGCACGTTGACCAATGGGGTGATGGTTTTTGGTCTGTATGGTCTGGCCTTTATCGGCGGGTGGATGGAGCAAATCGGAACGCTGTTTGGCAGCGCGACCACGCGCTATGTCGGAATTTCAGCCAGTCTCATCATGCCGAGCGAATCTTTGTGGCAACTGGCTGCCTACCATATGCAGCCGCCTTTGATGCGCGAAGTGAACCTGACACCCTTTTCCCCAGCCTCAGTTCCAAGCAATGCGATGGTGGTCTGGGCAATTGGGTATATTTTGGTTACACTGCTGACCGCATTATGGCTGTTTCGCAAACAAGACCTGTAA